One window from the genome of Cryptomeria japonica chromosome 6, Sugi_1.0, whole genome shotgun sequence encodes:
- the LOC131043020 gene encoding hypersensitive-induced reaction 1 protein yields the protein MGQLFCCVKVDQATVAMEEKFGRFQEVLEPGFHCVPWIFGTQIRGHLSLRVQKLDVRCETKTKDNVFVTVVASVQYRALAEKASEAFYKLSDTRGQIQAYVFDVVRSSVPKMNLDDVFEQKSEVAKAVEDELEKAMTNYGYEIVQTLIVDIEPDVHVKKAMNEINAAARMRVATQEKAEAEKILQIKRAEGEAESKYLSGVGIARQRQAIVDGLKESVLAFSGNVPGTSAKDVMDMVLVTQYFDTMKDIGAHSKTSSVFIPHGPGAVRDVAQQIRDGLLQGSHAYQ from the exons ATGGGTCAGTTATTTTGCTGCGTAAAGGTGGACCAGGCAACAGTGGCCATGGAAGAGAAATTTGGGCGGTTCCAGGAAGTGCTGGAGCCAGGGTTTCACTGCGTGCCATGGATTTTTGGAACCCAAATCAGAGGCCATCTTTCCTTAAGAGTACAAAAACTGGATGTCCGCTGTGAAACGAAGACCAAG gATAATGTTTTTGTGACTGTTGTGGCCTCTGTTCAATACCGTGCTCTTGCAGAAAAGGCCAGTGAAGCTTTTTATAAGCTGAGTGATACGAGGGGACAAATTCAGGCGTATGTATTTGATG TTGTTCGTTCAAGTGTCCCAAAGATGAATTTGGATGATGTATTTGAACAAAAGAGTGAGGTTGCTAAAGCTGTTGAAGATGAACTTGAAAAG GCTATGACAAACTATGGATATGAGATAGTGCAAACGCTCATTGTAGATATAGAACCTGATGTGCATGTGAAGAAAGCAATGAATGAAATAAATGCAG CTGCAAGAATGAGAGTAGCAACACAAGAAAAAGCAGAGGCAGAGAAAATTTTACAAATTAAAAGAGCAGAAGGAGAAGCAGAATCAAAGTATCTATCAGGAGTTGGTATTGCTCGGCAAAGGCAAGCAATTGTGGATGGGCTGAAAGAGAGTGTACTTGCTTTCTCAGGGAATGTGCCTGGTACAAGTGCAAAGGATGTGATGGATATGGTGTTGGTGACACAGTATTTTGACACAATGAAAGACATTGGAGCACATTCTAAGACTTCATCAGTTTTCATACCCCATGGGCCTGGTGCAGTTCGTGATGTTGCTCAGCAGATCAGAGATGGACTGCTTCAGGGATCACATGCTTATCAGTAA